In a genomic window of Telopea speciosissima isolate NSW1024214 ecotype Mountain lineage chromosome 5, Tspe_v1, whole genome shotgun sequence:
- the LOC122662594 gene encoding J domain-containing protein required for chloroplast accumulation response 1 isoform X1 produces MERFSYRDHILVGLGHGSPRRSVGNPSSLPNTPSRNSDVVDFSDVFGGPPRRSSIHELRHSVGDTYGEERKEGEEEAVASCSSWSTLSEKPVFGEEGLVRRRYPSDDFFNDIFRGDESSSSTPKKPDRDSFSSTPASRILRPVRSVPSKPETFGPSSLPTQLSLPTKLAKEMDFLGYNTSPSGNSYRNKDDASNAGFPSSPGAFISRASNQVIQGQDDLKNDAQLSYRQSPLSREFSLNNEESSKAPRLGNEDRRGHLKKETSNPEMHEEQFHFSIFKWASKGMPLVMPFKGGKVSSSKERGNDSSGSSSREKIKSEIVVSEVPVEFPSLNDRISSVNSSFHTECGKQGSISVINSVIEDTIDSFRFTEKAAYSKPDREPFQSITTEVPNSFTIQKEGKETNHFSGLSGSPLDKGLHGSIKKEAHVFMQEKGKAESKSLHSLLHNNYDGQRKDRMARQAEKKDDKEGTVETIDVSSGNIGSDKTNMLDLAANSGLQGTRENSRDKLLGIQVKGKVKEFVKLFNQEAPSKHITNVGTQGHSSGGKEKVASEADDGAHICTSKADGKENMTDVIKDETSTNDQAIVDRTVKQTERSHFVDTTYKSYDIFSGRTGNSASCSETIPASFEAPLWNVEESHLEDIEGSYLVEESSPDQNIQQEAVEHHEELQISDAKIRQWSNGKETNIRALLSTLQYVLWPESGWKPVPLVNIIEGSSVKRAYQKALLCLHPDKLQQKGAASQQKYIAEKVFDILQDAWTNFNSLSSY; encoded by the exons ATGGAGAGATTCTCTTATAGAGATCATATTCTGGTGGGATTGGGGCACGGTAGTCCACGGAGATCAGTCGGAAACCCCAGTTCTTTACCAAATACCCCATCCAGAAACTCCGATGTGGTAGATTTCAGTGACGTATTTGGTGGCCCTCCCAGGCGTTCTTCAATCCATGAACTGCGGCACAGTGTTGGTGATACgtatggagaagaaagaaaagaaggagaagaagaagcagttgCCTCCTGCAGTTCATGGTCTACTCTGAGCGAGAAGCCAGTTTTTGGTGAGGAAGGTCTGGTCCGGAGGAGATACCCGAGCGATGATTTCTTCAATGATATTTTTCGAGGTGACGAGTCTTCAAGCTCCACTCCTAAAAAGCCTGATCGGGATTCTTTCTCTTCAACGCCAGCTTCCAGGATACTACGCCCTGTCCGCTCAGTACCCTCCAAACCCGAAACTTTTGGCCCTTCATCACTCCCTACACAGCTCAG CCTTCCTACAAAGTTGGCCAAAGAGATGGACTTTTTGGGGTACAATACTTCTCCTAGTGGTAATTCATATAGAAACAAGGATGATGCTTCAAATGCTGGTTTTCCATCTTCCCCAGGAGCTTTTATCTCTAGAGCTTCAAACCAAGTGATCCAGGGACAAGATGACTTGAAAAATGATGCTCAGCTCTCTTATCGTCAAAGTCCTTTATCACGGGAGTTTTCTCTTAACAATGAAGAGTCATCAAAAGCCCCCAGGCTTGGTAACGAGGACAGAAGAGGACacttgaaaaaagaaacaagcaaCCCAGAAATGCATGAGGAACAATTTCACTTCTCTATATTCAAATGGGCAAGCAAAGGAATGCCACTAGTGATGCCTTTTAAGGGAGGGAAAGTTTCAAGCTCAAAAGAGAGGGGTAATGACTCGAGTGGTTCAAGCtcaagagaaaagatcaaaagTGAGATAGTAGTAAGTGAAGTACCTGTTGAATTTCCATCTCTAAATGATAGAATCTCGTCAGTGAACAGCTCATTTCACACGGAATGCGGAAAGCAAGGCAGTATTTCAGTTATCAATTCAGTGATTGAAGATACAATAGATTCATTTAGATTTACTGAGAAAGCAGCATATTCCAAACCTGATAGAGAACCGTTTCAAAGTATTACCACAGAAGTCCCTAATAGCTTCACCATCcagaaggaaggaaaagaaactaATCATTTTTCAGGTCTGTCTGGTTCTCCACTTGACAAAGGCTTACATGGAAGCATAAAAAAAGAGGCACATGTCTTCATGCAAGAAAAAGGCAAAGCTGAATCAAAATCTTTGCATTCACTGTTGCACAACAATTATGACGGACAAC GGAAGGACAGGATGGCTAGACAGGCTGAAAAGAAAGACGACAAGGAAGGCACAGTTGAAACTATTGATGTATCATCTGGAAATATTGGTAGTGATAAAACAAACATGTTGGATCTTGCAGCTAACAGTGGCTTGCAAGGTACACGAGAAAACTCAAGAGACAAACTTTTAGGAATCCAAGTCAAGGGAAAAGTCAAAGAATTTGTCAAACTTTTCAATCAAGAAGCTCCTTCAAAACACATAACTAATGTTGGCACACAAGGTCATAGCTCTGGAGGGAAAGAGAAGGTTGCAAGTGAAGCAGATGATGGAGCACACATTTGTACAAGCAAGGCAGATGGGAAAGAGAATATGACCGATGTGATCAAGGACGAAACATCAACAAATGACCAGGCCATT GTAGATCGAACTGTGAAACAAACAGAGAGATCACATTTTGTCGACACCACCTATAAATCTTATGATATTTTCTCTGGAAGGACTGGTAACTCAGCATCATGCTCTG aaacTATTCCTGCAAGTTTTGAGGCACCACTTTGGAATGTAGAGGAATCTCATCTTGAAGATATTGAAGGGAGCTACCTG GTAGAAGAATCATCTCCTGACCAAAACATACAACAAGAAGCTGTTGAGCATCATGAAGAACTCCAA ATTTCAGATGCCAAAATACGACAGTGGTCAAATGGAAAGGAAACAAACATCCGAGCACTGCTATCTACTCTACAATAT GTTCTTTGGCCTGAAAGTGGATGGAAGCCTGTTCCCCTTGTCAATATAATTGAAGGAAGTTCTGTGAAGAGAGCCTATCAAAAAGCATTACTATGCCTGCACCCAGATAAGCTACAACAGAAAGGTGCTGCATCCCAACAAAAATACATTGCAGAAAAGGTCTTTGACATTTTGCAG GACGCATGGACTAATTTCAATTCGCTGAGTTCATATTGA
- the LOC122662594 gene encoding J domain-containing protein required for chloroplast accumulation response 1 isoform X2, protein MERFSYRDHILVGLGHGSPRRSVGNPSSLPNTPSRNSDVVDFSDVFGGPPRRSSIHELRHSVGDTYGEERKEGEEEAVASCSSWSTLSEKPVFGEEGLVRRRYPSDDFFNDIFRGDESSSSTPKKPDRDSFSSTPASRILRPVRSVPSKPETFGPSSLPTQLSLPTKLAKEMDFLGYNTSPSGNSYRNKDDASNAGFPSSPGAFISRASNQVIQGQDDLKNDAQLSYRQSPLSREFSLNNEESSKAPRLGNEDRRGHLKKETSNPEMHEEQFHFSIFKWASKGMPLVMPFKGGKVSSSKERGNDSSGSSSREKIKSEIVVSEVPVEFPSLNDRISSVNSSFHTECGKQGSISVINSVIEDTIDSFRFTEKAAYSKPDREPFQSITTEVPNSFTIQKEGKETNHFSGLSGSPLDKGLHGSIKKEAHVFMQEKGKAESKSLHSLLHNNYDGQRKDRMARQAEKKDDKEGTVETIDVSSGNIGSDKTNMLDLAANSGLQGTRENSRDKLLGIQVKGKVKEFVKLFNQEAPSKHITNVGTQGHSSGGKEKVASEADDGAHICTSKADGKENMTDVIKDETSTNDQAIVDRTVKQTERSHFVDTTYKSYDIFSGRTGNSASCSETIPASFEAPLWNVEESHLEDIEGSYLVYLIFKIDHMIFIDGWFTIIFYQCSSCLLPCH, encoded by the exons ATGGAGAGATTCTCTTATAGAGATCATATTCTGGTGGGATTGGGGCACGGTAGTCCACGGAGATCAGTCGGAAACCCCAGTTCTTTACCAAATACCCCATCCAGAAACTCCGATGTGGTAGATTTCAGTGACGTATTTGGTGGCCCTCCCAGGCGTTCTTCAATCCATGAACTGCGGCACAGTGTTGGTGATACgtatggagaagaaagaaaagaaggagaagaagaagcagttgCCTCCTGCAGTTCATGGTCTACTCTGAGCGAGAAGCCAGTTTTTGGTGAGGAAGGTCTGGTCCGGAGGAGATACCCGAGCGATGATTTCTTCAATGATATTTTTCGAGGTGACGAGTCTTCAAGCTCCACTCCTAAAAAGCCTGATCGGGATTCTTTCTCTTCAACGCCAGCTTCCAGGATACTACGCCCTGTCCGCTCAGTACCCTCCAAACCCGAAACTTTTGGCCCTTCATCACTCCCTACACAGCTCAG CCTTCCTACAAAGTTGGCCAAAGAGATGGACTTTTTGGGGTACAATACTTCTCCTAGTGGTAATTCATATAGAAACAAGGATGATGCTTCAAATGCTGGTTTTCCATCTTCCCCAGGAGCTTTTATCTCTAGAGCTTCAAACCAAGTGATCCAGGGACAAGATGACTTGAAAAATGATGCTCAGCTCTCTTATCGTCAAAGTCCTTTATCACGGGAGTTTTCTCTTAACAATGAAGAGTCATCAAAAGCCCCCAGGCTTGGTAACGAGGACAGAAGAGGACacttgaaaaaagaaacaagcaaCCCAGAAATGCATGAGGAACAATTTCACTTCTCTATATTCAAATGGGCAAGCAAAGGAATGCCACTAGTGATGCCTTTTAAGGGAGGGAAAGTTTCAAGCTCAAAAGAGAGGGGTAATGACTCGAGTGGTTCAAGCtcaagagaaaagatcaaaagTGAGATAGTAGTAAGTGAAGTACCTGTTGAATTTCCATCTCTAAATGATAGAATCTCGTCAGTGAACAGCTCATTTCACACGGAATGCGGAAAGCAAGGCAGTATTTCAGTTATCAATTCAGTGATTGAAGATACAATAGATTCATTTAGATTTACTGAGAAAGCAGCATATTCCAAACCTGATAGAGAACCGTTTCAAAGTATTACCACAGAAGTCCCTAATAGCTTCACCATCcagaaggaaggaaaagaaactaATCATTTTTCAGGTCTGTCTGGTTCTCCACTTGACAAAGGCTTACATGGAAGCATAAAAAAAGAGGCACATGTCTTCATGCAAGAAAAAGGCAAAGCTGAATCAAAATCTTTGCATTCACTGTTGCACAACAATTATGACGGACAAC GGAAGGACAGGATGGCTAGACAGGCTGAAAAGAAAGACGACAAGGAAGGCACAGTTGAAACTATTGATGTATCATCTGGAAATATTGGTAGTGATAAAACAAACATGTTGGATCTTGCAGCTAACAGTGGCTTGCAAGGTACACGAGAAAACTCAAGAGACAAACTTTTAGGAATCCAAGTCAAGGGAAAAGTCAAAGAATTTGTCAAACTTTTCAATCAAGAAGCTCCTTCAAAACACATAACTAATGTTGGCACACAAGGTCATAGCTCTGGAGGGAAAGAGAAGGTTGCAAGTGAAGCAGATGATGGAGCACACATTTGTACAAGCAAGGCAGATGGGAAAGAGAATATGACCGATGTGATCAAGGACGAAACATCAACAAATGACCAGGCCATT GTAGATCGAACTGTGAAACAAACAGAGAGATCACATTTTGTCGACACCACCTATAAATCTTATGATATTTTCTCTGGAAGGACTGGTAACTCAGCATCATGCTCTG aaacTATTCCTGCAAGTTTTGAGGCACCACTTTGGAATGTAGAGGAATCTCATCTTGAAGATATTGAAGGGAGCTACCTGGTATATCTTATATTCAAGATTGATCATATGATTTTTATTGATGGCTGGTTCACTATCATCTTTTATCAATGTTCCAGCTGTCTGTTACCATGTCATTAG